One window of Chryseobacterium indologenes genomic DNA carries:
- a CDS encoding tetratricopeptide repeat protein, whose amino-acid sequence MKKLILGMAIVASAFAFGQKKDAAALNAQLQEANKVAMDAYNAKNYAAAAPKFIEVYDLLKANGQDNKIYMYYAGLSHALANNSDQSIKIYTDLVNSGFTGVETTYTAKEKKTGQVVNLDKATWELMKKNPDYSDFKTEQTKSIEPDLYETLASLLLNAKKAPEALAVIEKGLVKFPNSAKLKEAQTTAYLQSGNTDKFVSGLKEQLAKNPNDATNWYNLGVMQAKNPATVNDALEAFKKAIELKPDFSDAYQNLVYTTIGDDAKVVGEINALRKDKPDEASKLIDARRERFGKALPYAEGWYKANPKSIDAVSALKEIYVVTKNIEKVKEMKAKEAELSAAATK is encoded by the coding sequence ATGAAGAAACTAATTTTAGGAATGGCTATCGTAGCGTCTGCTTTTGCTTTTGGGCAGAAAAAAGATGCTGCTGCTTTAAATGCTCAGCTTCAGGAAGCTAACAAAGTTGCTATGGATGCATATAATGCAAAAAATTATGCAGCTGCAGCACCTAAGTTTATAGAAGTTTATGACCTATTGAAGGCTAATGGACAAGACAACAAAATATATATGTATTATGCAGGACTTAGCCATGCGTTAGCGAATAACAGTGATCAGTCTATCAAAATATATACAGACCTTGTTAATTCCGGATTTACAGGAGTAGAAACTACATATACTGCAAAAGAGAAGAAAACAGGACAGGTAGTGAATCTTGATAAAGCGACTTGGGAGCTTATGAAAAAGAACCCGGACTATTCTGACTTCAAAACAGAGCAGACAAAAAGTATAGAACCAGATTTGTATGAAACTCTGGCTTCATTACTTCTTAATGCAAAAAAAGCGCCTGAGGCTCTTGCTGTTATCGAAAAAGGATTAGTTAAATTCCCAAACAGTGCTAAGCTTAAAGAAGCTCAGACTACAGCATATCTTCAGTCAGGAAATACAGATAAATTTGTTTCCGGATTGAAAGAACAATTAGCTAAGAACCCTAACGATGCAACAAACTGGTACAACCTTGGGGTAATGCAGGCTAAAAATCCTGCGACTGTTAATGATGCTTTAGAAGCATTTAAAAAAGCAATTGAACTTAAGCCTGACTTCTCTGATGCATACCAGAACTTAGTGTATACAACTATTGGTGATGATGCTAAAGTAGTAGGAGAGATCAATGCATTGAGAAAAGACAAACCGGATGAAGCTTCTAAATTAATCGACGCAAGAAGAGAAAGATTTGGAAAAGCATTACCATACGCTGAAGGATGGTATAAAGCAAATCCTAAGAGCATTGATGCTGTTTCTGCATTAAAAGAAATTTATGTAGTAACTAAAAACATTGAAAAAGTTAAAGAAATGAAAGCTAAAGAAGCTGAGCTTAGTGCTGCAGCAACAAAGTAA